Sequence from the Kineosporia succinea genome:
GACGTCGCCGCCGTCCTGCACCCGCTGGGCAACCAGCTCGAGGCGCCCCGCACGATGATCACGCTGCTCATCCAGTACATGCGGACGTACACCGACGAGGTGGGCAACCCGACGTTCCGGGCCGGCAGCTACATCGACCCGGAAGAGGTCACCGGGGCCGGGGCCGTCACCACCGGCGAGCAGCGCGACCTGGAGATCGTCGACTCGTACTCGATGTCGGTCTCCCTGTGCCTGGCCGTGCTGGGATTTCTGCAGGCGTTCCGCGAGGGGGTGCGCAGCCGGGCCCTCCTGGCCCAGATCGAGGAGCTGCGCGGGCTCACGTCGCACCGGCTGACCGGGGCCCTCACCGGCCTGCTGCGCAGCTTCTCGGTGCACGTCTTCGAGATCGACTCGCTCGCCGGGCAGAGCCTGCTGCGCAACGTGAACCAGGCGCGGGAACCCGACCGGATCGTCGCCGACCGGCTGTCCCGCGAACTCGACGACATCCGCGGCCGCCTGCGGGGCGACGTCACCATCGGATCCGGCGTGGTGGCCGACGAGCTCGACAACCGGGCGCGGCTGTTCGAGTGCGGCTGGTCGTGGGGCGTCATCAAGGGCGCGGCCGGGGTCTCCTACACCGACGAGGTCACCACCCAGCCCCCGGGGGTCGCCGAGGACCGGCCCTACCTGTACTTCACCGGCGTCGCGCTCGACGGCATCGAAGACCTCTTCAGCCGGCGCACCCAGATCCTCGGCCTCCTCGACGACGTGCAGCTGCGGGCGGCCCAGGCTCTGCGTCTGCGCTACGACCTGACCCTCGCCTTCTGGACGCGGGTCGCCACCACCGGCTCCACCGGCCCCGCCCGGATCGCCGTGGAAGACGTCCCCTGGCGTACCTCCGACGGCGTCGAGTCCGAGTACTACACGCTGTTCGTCACCTCGATGGTCGTCCAGCAGCTGGCCGACGACCCGGCGAGCGCACCGTTGCTGTCGCGGATGGCCCGGATCATGGAGCACCTGGCCGACCGCGGGCGCATCACCAGCCGCCCCGTCACCCGCAGCCCGGTCAGGTCCGAGGACCAGGCGCTGCGCCTGCACGAGCCCGGTGAACGACTCACCCTCCGCGG
This genomic interval carries:
- a CDS encoding SCO2524 family protein, with protein sequence MLLEPRDQILDIWRASLRYSYRTGEWNWAGNSISDAEQLLCILYPATAVPTLGFDQPDLMGEDVAAVLHPLGNQLEAPRTMITLLIQYMRTYTDEVGNPTFRAGSYIDPEEVTGAGAVTTGEQRDLEIVDSYSMSVSLCLAVLGFLQAFREGVRSRALLAQIEELRGLTSHRLTGALTGLLRSFSVHVFEIDSLAGQSLLRNVNQAREPDRIVADRLSRELDDIRGRLRGDVTIGSGVVADELDNRARLFECGWSWGVIKGAAGVSYTDEVTTQPPGVAEDRPYLYFTGVALDGIEDLFSRRTQILGLLDDVQLRAAQALRLRYDLTLAFWTRVATTGSTGPARIAVEDVPWRTSDGVESEYYTLFVTSMVVQQLADDPASAPLLSRMARIMEHLADRGRITSRPVTRSPVRSEDQALRLHEPGERLTLRGTEELGSRQVWRIANYSSLLFKRAVRISGLLADVEQRDAMLRLSDTLMQHLQARRLTEGDGTGLWDQLSPALPITLSEKQPPSWYHTERVIEGLVTAAGMLTEDLPPSPALLPLATDLLAEAENIFAQEKLAGTRTQGHAVRVSFDSIEKHLERARLLLRRRPGTSLTLVQGVLRELDGLAMARQGPGRGTA